The Fusarium fujikuroi IMI 58289 draft genome, chromosome FFUJ_chr01 sequence CGAAATTCCATTCAGTTATCCCGTCCGTCTCCGCCCAATTTGCAACTTTCTCGATaccttcaagatcatcctTCATATGATTTTCGGTCGTTGTCCCGTCCAGAACCGTTACGCCTTCGAGCCCCAAGACCAGAGAATAGTACGCAGCTACCTCGGGAATCCCAGCCTTCTCTGCAACCATCTTAACTGGCTTGGTAGCAGCGAGCCTAGGGTTGGCGCTGAAAGTCCAAAACGACTGGAAAGCAATACCTTGCTCTCGACAGTAGGATCTGAGATCTACCTCAAAGTTGGTATCAGGGTAGAAGCGGTTCTGGACAACACTTGGTTTAACAGTGACAGCATCGTTGAGTGCTTCAAGGATTGGAAGTGTTGTGTTAGAGATGCCTAGGTTGCGAATCTTGTGAGGCACGTATGTCTCCAGCGTCTTCCACGCAGTGATAGTTTCCTCGAGAGTTCGCAGGGGGCTATGCAAAAGCACGCTGTCAAAGTAAGGTTCTTCGCCTTCAATGGCGAAGTAAGTCAACGATGACTGAATAGATTGATGAATCTTATCCACAAGCGGTGCATCAAAATCATAAGGTGCATTTTCATCCTGGTTCCCTGGAGGAGAGAACTTTGTTTGAAGCTGAGGACAGGTCAGTGCCTAATTTGGTGATGTATATGGTGACGGAACCTACAAAGAGTCCTTCACGTTTAACAAGGCCCTCCCTAATAGCTTTTTGCACACCCTCCCCAACGCCCTTCTCATTATAATGCTTAGGTTGTCCTGCCGTGTCGACTCCACGAAAGCCGTGCTTGAGAGCTAAATAAACAAGATCTGCTGATCTGTCCTTTTTCCACGCTGTGCCATAGACCAGCTTTGGCATGGCAGTGGATGAGCCCTTGAGGGTGAGGTCTTTGGCTAGTTTGGCTGCCATGTTTAAAGATACCACTGAAAAGAGAAGATAAGACGGAGTTGACTCTATGACTACTCAGCTggtttgttggtgttggcagAACACAGGGCCTGGGAGAGACAGCGCTAGAGGGCTGTTTGAAACGTGAAGAGGTGGAATTTGGAGATAGGTCAAGCTGTCGATTTTGGTTAATTACGCCATGTTGAGCCTCAAACCACCTGTACATGGCCTATGGCGTCAATATAACGACCAACACATTACTAGGCAGCCAATCATTGACTGCAAACCGCAAGGGTTCCCCGCGTATAGTCATGCAGTTTTTGGTTGAGAGGTCTAGGGTTGCGGCCGTCTAACGAAGCCGataactttataaaaccGATAAACTTCAAGCTGACCGTAAGACGACGCTGAGTTATTCAGACACagttaaagaaaatatacaGTAAATTCGTATTCGACGAATATTGAGAATATATTGATATGGAAATCAAACGGATACAACTAGATCATGTAAGTCAGTTCATAATTTAGTTACGTCTTTAACCCCCACATCGATTCGGGGTCGAGGAATCACAATTAATGGACAGAATTAAGTGCCGATGTTCACGACCAATACGTCATGCCATTTAAATGAGCCGTGCTATATTGATCGGCGATCTTACAAGATACCTATTGCTTAGAGGTTTTCCTAAAGTCTGTCTAGTGTTGGACAACGGGCCGTATCTCCGGATATGCCAAGTGAATACATCTCTCCACAAACCGCCTTGGATAcaattggattggattggatctTGCAATTGCCCCGCCATCGTTCTGAGGGGTcggagctcatcaagatgTGTAACGTCACTTGAATTGTTGATTCCGAGAACACTTATTAACCTCCTCTTTTCCAACATCTTGGTCCTTTACGTGGCATATCAGCTTCGTCACTTATCAACTGTAATTATGGCTCCCTACACTACTAAATGGGGCATCTTGGCTACCGGTGGCATCGCTGAGTGTGAGCAGCTCTGTAACACGATGAACAAAACACTAAACTCCCATCATAGGCTTCACTAAGGATATCCTTACAGATCCTGCCGCTCGCGACGTCAACGATGTACAGCATGAGATTGTCGCCGTCGCTTCATCGAGCTCCGTCGACCGCGCGCGCGACTttatcaagaagattgatggCCCCTCATCCGCTGCTGTCTACGGTTCCTACGCTGAGCTAGTCGCCGACCCAAACGTTGACATCATTTATGTTGCTACACCTCACAGCCACCACTTCCAGAATGCTATGCTGGCCCTCGAGGCTGGCAAGAATGTTCTCTGTGAAAAGGCACTCACCGTTACTGCTGCAcagaccaagaagctgtaTGAGGtcgccaagtccaagaaccTCTTCTTTATGGAGGCTGTCTGGACACGATACTTCCCTCTCAGTATCAAGATTCGAGAGTTGATCCAGTCTGGTGCCATTGGTACTGTTTATCGTACATTCGGTGAGAAGAATGCCTGTCGAGGTTATACGATAAAGCTGACCCTCCTATAGCCGACCTCTCGTTCAACAAGAATACTGATACCCAAGATCTTGACTTTCCCGATTCCAACCGCATGGTCAATCCTGATCTTGCAGGCGGTGCTTTACTCGATCTCGGCATCTACTCCTTGACCTGGGTCTTCCAATCTCTCTATCATGTTCAGCCCGAAACCGAAAAGGAGACTCCAAAGGTTGTAGCCTCCATCAACAAGTATCGCACAGGTGCCGACGAGTCCACGAGTATCATCTGTCAGTTTCCTAAGCACAACTCTGTCGGTATTGCGACTACCTCACTGCGCATCGCCACCGACGTCGATGGTCTCTACACTGGTGGCCCCGCGATCCGTATCCAGGGCTCTAAGGGGGAAATACAGGTTACTGGTCCTGCGTTCCGGCCAACCGAGTACAAGGTGATCAAGTCGGACGCCAATGGCAAGGTGGAAGTAGTGAATTGCCCAATTCCTACAGATCCTAAGCGCAACAACTGGGGCCACGGTATGTTCTGGGAGGCGGATGAGTGTGCACGTTGCCTGCGGGATGGCAAAAAGGAGAGTGCTTCAATGCCTTGGTCAGAGAGTATAGTCATCATGGAGGTCATGGACAACGCACTCAAGCAGGGCGGCGTGTCCTACCCCgatctcatcaccactgATGTCTTCGACCCCAACAGTCCTCTCAATACTGGCAAAAAATGAAGATATGACGTGTAATGTTGGGCACAATACTAGAATTTATGATGAAATAAAAGTTCGAGGATATGCAGGGATAATCACAGCATTGAACTGTACCACGCACCTGCATCAATGCGTCGAGTGACATGTGAACTCTCACCACTTGCATAAGATGCATACTACATGCATCGTCAGAGATCAGCGATCCTGGCGCTACAGGCGGGTGCCTGAGATTAACGGTTCGTGTCAAAAGGGACATGACAGGGGAAGGCCATTCAATCACCAACATCTGACGAGTCTGCCTTGGCCGGATGACAAGGAATAAAGCCAGAGAGGACAATTGGCGCCTGGCGGATTTATTTCGCTCCATGTTGCATTGGCCCCTGGTGAAAATCCAAGGATGATCATCCAAGCCAAGACACCAATTTACACGCTTCTCTGCTGAAGCACAAGTTCGAGACTCGAGTCTCAACTTATGATGACGTGCAGCGTACCTTTGAAGCGAGCGGGAGCACCCATGCCCACAGCTCACAACCCCTGGCGTGAACGGCTTATTATCAATCGTCAAAGATTATCCCAGCCGTGTATGCCCAACTTGACACCGGAGGGGTGCAGAAGATGCCCGAAATGTGTTCCATAAGCAAGGCACGGACTTGTTGGTTCCCAATGACCGAGTGGCAGGGGATTCGCGTCGTGTGAATGGGGTGATGAGATGTGAAGACGAGTGATATATGTGATgtgagagagatgagattgtGGGGTCCACGATATAAAGACACCGTTGGAACAAGGTATCTTTACCctgaaaagaagctttgactttgaggcCTGGAGGCGGATCCGAGGTGTTCGTGACAAGGGGCCTCAAAATTTAACAGGGGATATAAgagaggttttttttttatttacttcaTATGTAATTTAATCCTGATCACAATACTTCAATCCTTGACTGAGCCAACTGACTGCATTGTATTTTATAGTGTCAGAATCATCAACTTGGCACTCAGCCACCAATATACCATACTCGCACGGGGCAATGGTTGGTTTGGTCTCACTGCTAACCTAGCAAATCACTAAGCCAGGTACCTAGAGTTACTTGAATCATCAGAGACATCTATTCGTATGAGCCATTATTCACGACTGACGACCGTTGTATAAAGTAGGTAGTAATGGGGTGAACATGTTCCTTCAAGCCACAAGACGAAGACGGAGCCGCCCCAAAACATCCATTGACTCCACTAAACACTACTGTGCAGTACCTGAGGTAGATAATCGCAGACCACATCCACTAATCACCCCAGTTGAGCCCAGCCCAACACGACGCAGACCAGGGCATCCACTCACTACTCGGATATTGAAGAAATTAGTTAGCATCACAAGAAACATAACCAACCAACTTAATCATAACCTCATCTCTCAACGCTCAGACGCAACAACTTCACACCCCCTCCCTCGCTCTCTAGGTCATCTCAGATACATCCAAGAGACAAGGAAGATTATACTCCACAAGGCGCCCGTAGAGAACCTGCACGGAACctttcatcgtcttcatcatggcaagTGCTTCATCGGCCACGCCGGCTGGAGATCAAGAGGACAGGCCACTCCAGCAACCCAGCTCTCAGGCACAAACCAACCAGACATCGGCCCCCACAGAGTCAGAGTCCTTCTCACAATCTGCAGCGGAAGAGGCGCCAGAGACGTACGAGGCCACCCACGTTCATGCAGTCTACGAAGCCATCGCACCGCACTTCTCGGCCACCCGCCATAAGCCTTGGCCTCGGGTTGCCAGCTTCTTGCTATCTCAACCGCCTGGTAGTCTCGGTCTCGATGTGGGATGCGGCAACGGCAAGTATCTACGTGTCAACCCGTCTGTCCATCTGCTTGGCTCCGATCGGAGTCCAGCTCTCGTCCAGCTCGCCCGGACTGAGCTGAGACGGCCTCGGGAAGACGGTGTCGAGCATAATCCTAGAGTATCCGATGTAGATGTTGCTGTCGCCGATGGTTTCGCCCTTCCTTATCGCAATGGAGCCGCTGACTTTGTTATCTGCATCGCTGTTGTGCACCATATGTCGACACGCGAGAGAAGACAAGCCGCCATTGCTGAGTTACTGGCACTAGTTACTCCCAAAGCCGGCCGTGTGCTCGTCTATGTGTGGGCTCTCGAGCAGGCGTCAAGCCGTCGCGGGTGGGACGCGAGCAGTGACCAGGATCGCCTGGTGTCGTGGGTGATGCGGAAGCCAAAAGGTCAAGAACCCGGAGGCACGTTCCAGCGCTACTACCACCTGTACAAGGAGGGTGAGCTCGAGGAGGATGTCAAGGCGGCTGGGGGCATCGTTGTAGAGACTGGCTATGAGAAGGATAACTGGTGGGTGGTATGTAGTCGACCGTCGTGAGACCTCATCAACGGCAACTTGCGGCGCAAGGCAAGATCTTATAGGCGTCacgaagaaaaagaaagttcTGGACACCTTATGCGTCTGGTTACCAACCTTGACAGAAATCTTTCACCGATATTTATGCTGCATGTTTCGCTCTTGTCCAACCATGGAAGAGTACTCGGCCGTCTTCAGGCTGGTAATATATTCAAGGAATTGCTCAACTAAAGTAGCATCGCTAACTGTACATTTCTTCTATGCCGATAACTTCTCTACCACATCTCCATATGTGTCTATCAATGGGAAAGGGATACTAAACAGGGGAAATGCAAACGCTGTGCAACAAAACAACACTATCTCTCTTTCAACTCCGGTTTCCTGAGGCCATCCTTGACCTCACCCTTTCTGATGCTTCCTTTCCTCGCTCCTCAAACAACCAGTATCCATTGCCATGCAGATGCCTCTGGCCAATGCAAATTGTAGTACATGAACGTAATAAAAAAGACAATTCAAAGAACCGAAATGAGATGAAAAAGCACACCAATGGTTTCCCCAACAAAGATTTTCTTTACATTAAGTCATGCCCACATTCCACCCCGTCCAATCCATTCCGTTCCGTCGTTAAACCCATATGCTATTGTGTTCCTCGGTACGCTTCAATCAGACCCGAAGGCAATAGGTTGCCcataagttaataaaaaaatgTTGTTCTGTTCCTGTCCGTGTAGTTATGCAATCCCATGCTCTTAACACCATCATAATAAGTCGTACATTCTTTACCACACTCAGTAACCCGCATTGTCGCCTTATGAGACGAGATGCAAAACAAATGTCCTGGAAGACTCAATGGTCACTCATCAAGCGCCCATATCGTACAGCTACCTCAGGCATGGACAGGCTATGTGATTCGGCGTCGCTGGTTCGCCTCGTGCGGATATTCATCTGGGGAAGCTCTTCGTTTGGACCCGGCCGATTCAATCGAGTAACTGGCGAGTGTTGAATACAGAGGGCCCTGACCTACCCCGGGTATAGGTCCCATGTTAGGCACTGCAGCAGGTGCACTATAGGGGCTGACTCCTCCGGTAAGTTCAGCAACCCCAGGAAGCATACCAGCTGTTCGAGGTGGTGGCTGGTTCTGGATCGGGGCCAAACCTGGCCCTGGTACATACTGAGCTTCAGCAGGATCTGGAACCATGGACAAAGGAGGCGGCGGGGGAATCGACTCTCGGCGGGGAACCATAGTTCGGCTGCTGGCAGGCATCGGCGGAGGTCTGTTGTACACAATTCGAGGTGATGGTACTCCAAGATCGCGAGGCATGCTGATTTGGGGCTGCGAGTGGATGTGGCTGCGTGAGGGGGAGCTCCTGTGACTGTTGTTTCCCTCGACATTGACTGCAGCTAGAGAGAAAGGGATAACGCCGGCACGTCTAGCCATATCTGCCTCACCAAGCTGCCAATGCATGGCCTCTGCTGCTCGCCAGGGCACCGCCATCTCTTCTGCAACTTTTGCCCACATTTCTGGTTTGAACCTGAAGTCCTGTCAGTATGTTTCCTAAAAGGCCAATGGCTTATACCGCCCCCTTACCTTTCGTAGAGTCTGGCAAGTTTATTCTTGCGCTCTTCATCCCATTCACTCCGTCTTTCGAGGTAATTCTGGTAGTGTAGGCGGCAGCTGATGGCACTCCGGCCAGGCAGACGCTTTGAGATATCCTCCCACTTCATATTACGCCCTCGAAGCTCGATGATAAGGGCATCTTCCTCCGGTGACCActtgctctgcttcttcacgGGTGGCTGATCTGTACCATGGGAGTGCATGCCGCGTCTTCCAGACATCTGTGTCGAAGCTACCTGCGGTGGTGGCGCCACATGCGCAACAGGCCGTGGTGGAGCTGGCGACGCCTTGAGAGGGAATGGTTGATAAGTGGGAGCTGGAACAGGCTGGGTTTGATGAAGCGGCGAGGCAGGAGGCTCATGAGATCCAGATGCCTTCAGAAGAGCAGCAAAGTCTAACGCGACAGTCTGACCATCCAGTTTTCCCGCGTATGGACCGTTAGCATATGAGCGAGGCGTGCGCCCCCGCTCGAGACGGTCTTCTACACCCACGATGGATGGCGGTAACTCTGCCCGCAAGAGGCAGAGTGGAGACTCGCTCTTGAGTTGGGCCAGCTCGGCGACTTTTTCTGGTTGTGTTGGTGAAGAAATGTCTGTTGCAGCGGCTCCGAGAAGCCTGATGCTGCTTAAAGGCGTTGTATACCGGGTGTCACGAAACCCCTATGTTTCTTTCCACTGTACAGATAGATGGTTGAGTCGGCTAGAGGTGCGTGGACTATGTTCGTGAGATCGAGGTGAGGTAATTTAGTTGCTCCTTGAAACCTCCGGGAATGAAGTCACTTGTGTTGATGTCGCCCTTAGTGTCTATAAGTCTTGGAGTGTAGTAATGGAGGCCTTCTCGTATTGACTGATGCGTAGTGGTGGGCAGCTGGGTTAGGTATCGACACAGTTGGGCTCTGTCAGGTACCGGGTTGCCACAAAGATGCAAAAGGAGAAAGAACTGTCTCGGGAGGCAACAGTGATGGTTGTTCAGATCATAAAGCGTGGCTCAAAGGCGTTGATGGGCAGATGGCAATGTGATTGGTGATGTCCAGGGTTCTCTCCAGCCAATGGATTCAAATAGGATTATATGGTGAGGCAGAGCAAGTCGTGGGGCGCCAATCGAGGTAAATGAGGCCAAGGTAAGGCTTGTTATCTCACAAGCTGTTATCGAGTGCCGTGGGGAGAGCAGAGAATAGATGAGATGGCAATAGGTAGGAGGCAAAAGGAAGATCTTCGAGGGTCTTTCACTTTTGAGTAAGAGAAAACTCGGTCAGATCTTCCGCTGGGCCCCTACTAACTTAGTATAACCTCCAGGAGATGTTACTTATGCTCAGGATATGGACCCACGTTACGGACCGCCTTGCTTCTTCCTGTCCCTATTCTTGTGTTGTTAGTCCTGACCGAGGTGCAGGCAGTAGAACTGGAGGTGGATGAGAGCCCAAGCTGAATAAGGCCAAGAAGTGGACTCTGGAAGAatcgaaaaagaaaagaaagttGAGCCCGGAGAATACTATTAGACTCAAGGTCCAAAAAGAGCTTGTCGGGTCGAAAAGAGGCGACGCAGTAACAACGTAACGGTGTggggagaggaagatgcaGTGAGGAACTCAGGGTCTGATTGCATCTCCACGAAACGGTGAACATGGTGCGTCTTAGCAGGAAGCCTGACCTATAATGTACCTATGTGACGAGCAAATCCATCAAGAAGCACGACCTTGAACGAACAGGATGGTCTAGGAGCAGGCATCGAGGAGCATGGGGAGGGGTGTC is a genomic window containing:
- a CDS encoding related to D-xylose reductase II,III protein is translated as MAAKLAKDLTLKGSSTAMPKLVYGTAWKKDRSADLVYLALKHGFRGVDTAGQPKHYNEKGVGEGVQKAIREGLVKREGLFLQTKFSPPGNQDENAPYDFDAPLVDKIHQSIQSSLTYFAIEGEEPYFDSVLLHSPLRTLEETITAWKTLETYVPHKIRNLGISNTTLPILEALNDAVTVKPSVVQNRFYPDTNFEVDLRSYCREQGIAFQSFWTFSANPRLAATKPVKMVAEKAGIPEVAAYYSLVLGLEGVTVLDGTTTENHMKDDLEGIEKVANWAETDGITEWNFALKQFKQSIGEA
- a CDS encoding related to dimeric dihydrodiol dehydrogenase, with protein sequence MAPYTTKWGILATGGIAECFTKDILTDPAARDVNDVQHEIVAVASSSSVDRARDFIKKIDGPSSAAVYGSYAELVADPNVDIIYVATPHSHHFQNAMLALEAGKNVLCEKALTVTAAQTKKLYEVAKSKNLFFMEAVWTRYFPLSIKIRELIQSGAIGTVYRTFADLSFNKNTDTQDLDFPDSNRMVNPDLAGGALLDLGIYSLTWVFQSLYHVQPETEKETPKVVASINKYRTGADESTSIICQFPKHNSVGIATTSLRIATDVDGLYTGGPAIRIQGSKGEIQVTGPAFRPTEYKVIKSDANGKVEVVNCPIPTDPKRNNWGHGMFWEADECARCLRDGKKESASMPWSESIVIMEVMDNALKQGGVSYPDLITTDVFDPNSPLNTGKK
- a CDS encoding related to TRM9 tRNA-methyltransferase modifies uridine residues at the wobble position, whose translation is MASASSATPAGDQEDRPLQQPSSQAQTNQTSAPTESESFSQSAAEEAPETYEATHVHAVYEAIAPHFSATRHKPWPRVASFLLSQPPGSLGLDVGCGNGKYLRVNPSVHLLGSDRSPALVQLARTELRRPREDGVEHNPRVSDVDVAVADGFALPYRNGAADFVICIAVVHHMSTRERRQAAIAELLALVTPKAGRVLVYVWALEQASSRRGWDASSDQDRLVSWVMRKPKGQEPGGTFQRYYHLYKEGELEEDVKAAGGIVVETGYEKDNWWVVCSRPS
- a CDS encoding related to DRPLA protein; translated protein: MFTVSWRCNQTLSSSLHLPLPTPLRCYCVASFRPDKLFLDLESNSILRAQLSFLFRFFQSPLLGLIQLGLSSTSSSTACTSVRTNNTRIGTGRSKAVRNVGPYPEHNIRLLGAAATDISSPTQPEKVAELAQLKSESPLCLLRAELPPSIVGVEDRLERGRTPRSYANGPYAGKLDGQTVALDFAALLKASGSHEPPASPLHQTQPVPAPTYQPFPLKASPAPPRPVAHVAPPPQVASTQMSGRRGMHSHGTDQPPVKKQSKWSPEEDALIIELRGRNMKWEDISKRLPGRSAISCRLHYQNYLERRSEWDEERKNKLARLYERFKPEMWAKVAEEMAVPWRAAEAMHWQLGEADMARRAGVIPFSLAAVNVEGNNSHRSSPSRSHIHSQPQISMPRDLGVPSPRIVYNRPPPMPASSRTMVPRRESIPPPPPLSMVPDPAEAQYVPGPGLAPIQNQPPPRTAGMLPGVAELTGGVSPYSAPAAVPNMGPIPGVRALCIQHSPVTRLNRPGPNEELPQMNIRTRRTSDAESHSLSMPEVAVRYGRLMSDH